In a single window of the Xylanibacillus composti genome:
- a CDS encoding DUF3656 domain-containing U32 family peptidase, whose amino-acid sequence MPEVLTTAGQFRTGTKKDVELLAPVGDWDGMRAAVANGADAVFFGVEKFHARARNKNFTMDELPEIMRFLRGYGVRGFLTFNILIFEEELLSAQELVEACIDAGVDAVIVQDLGLVKMIREISPDFPIHGSTQMTITSPEAVEFIKPWDLELVVLGRENNLKQIRQIGEQAKLPMEVFVHGALCVSYSGQCLTSEMWGGRSANRGECAQACRLPYDMVVDGDVKPMGDVAYLLSPKDLAAVDLIPELIEAGVRSFKIEGRYKSAEYVANVVSKYRKAIDDYYAGKQGGPSREEMRELQQSFSRGFTHGFLKGTNNKQLVDGTFPKSRGVYLGTVLTVHRDSVVCKLEAPLKRGDGIVFDAGDPTQEEEGGRVYDLRRNGQKLDGEAGEGWQVEIVPGRHDVNVKRVHVGDRIWKTNDPALDRRLRQSFETERPYRVFPLHVRVTGSAGQPMKTWWTDVEKGKTVILESEMPLETALKRPLDEELLREQFGRTGGTLYKLDAVEVQLKGDVIVPKSELNRMRREAVEQLEELRKQPPIYMKRKVDPYADGFDRGAQRPALAASPALTVLCRSLDQVRAAAEHGAAMIYADFEFIKQFPAAVETARAAGQQIGLVTPRIHMPGETGYFEHMLRLQPDAILVRNTGALYYLNKKRLETGEAAAFPRLVGDFSLNAANHKTVQLLHDAGCERVTPSYDLNIQQMIDLMRRTDTFRLELVLHQHLPMFHTEHCVYCTFLSEGTDYTNCGRPCEQHRVSLKDRIGMDHPVRVDEGCRNTVYNAIEQSGSEYLPQFLELGVNRFRIEFLEESADKVREVLMLYGEALAGRISGTQVWRKLKATNQLGVTRGQLVK is encoded by the coding sequence ATGCCAGAAGTGCTGACAACAGCGGGGCAATTTAGAACCGGCACTAAAAAAGACGTGGAGCTGTTGGCTCCGGTAGGCGATTGGGATGGCATGCGTGCGGCGGTAGCGAACGGAGCGGACGCCGTATTCTTCGGCGTGGAGAAATTTCATGCCCGTGCGCGGAATAAAAATTTTACGATGGACGAGCTTCCGGAAATTATGCGCTTTTTGCGCGGCTACGGCGTTCGCGGCTTTCTGACCTTTAACATTTTGATCTTTGAAGAGGAGCTGCTGTCTGCGCAGGAGCTTGTAGAAGCGTGCATCGACGCCGGCGTGGATGCGGTCATTGTGCAGGACTTGGGCCTAGTCAAGATGATTCGGGAAATCTCGCCGGATTTCCCCATTCACGGCTCCACCCAGATGACCATTACGTCGCCGGAGGCCGTGGAATTTATCAAGCCTTGGGATTTGGAGCTCGTCGTGCTCGGCCGTGAGAACAACCTGAAGCAAATTCGCCAGATCGGCGAGCAGGCCAAGCTGCCGATGGAAGTGTTCGTGCACGGCGCGCTTTGCGTGTCCTACTCCGGTCAATGTCTGACCTCGGAAATGTGGGGCGGTCGTTCGGCGAATCGCGGAGAGTGCGCGCAGGCGTGCCGTCTCCCATATGACATGGTTGTCGACGGAGACGTCAAGCCCATGGGGGACGTGGCGTATCTGCTCAGCCCCAAGGATTTGGCGGCGGTTGATCTGATACCGGAGCTGATTGAAGCGGGCGTTCGCTCTTTCAAGATTGAGGGGCGATATAAAAGTGCCGAATATGTAGCCAATGTGGTGAGCAAGTACCGCAAGGCGATTGACGACTATTATGCGGGCAAGCAAGGGGGACCCAGCCGGGAGGAGATGCGGGAGCTGCAGCAAAGCTTCTCGCGCGGCTTCACTCATGGCTTTCTGAAAGGGACGAACAACAAGCAGCTGGTTGACGGAACCTTTCCGAAGAGTCGGGGCGTTTATTTGGGCACGGTCCTTACCGTCCATCGTGACAGTGTTGTGTGCAAGCTGGAAGCCCCGCTGAAGCGCGGAGACGGCATTGTATTCGATGCCGGAGATCCGACACAGGAAGAAGAAGGCGGGCGCGTGTATGATTTGCGGCGGAATGGCCAGAAGCTTGACGGCGAAGCGGGAGAAGGCTGGCAGGTGGAAATTGTGCCGGGTCGCCATGATGTGAATGTGAAGCGCGTGCATGTGGGTGATCGGATCTGGAAGACGAACGATCCGGCTCTGGATCGCCGACTGCGGCAATCCTTTGAAACAGAGCGGCCTTATCGCGTGTTCCCGCTGCATGTGCGGGTCACGGGTTCGGCAGGGCAACCCATGAAAACATGGTGGACAGACGTGGAAAAGGGCAAGACGGTCATTCTTGAATCGGAGATGCCGCTGGAGACGGCATTGAAGCGTCCGCTGGACGAAGAGCTGCTGCGCGAGCAATTCGGTCGCACAGGCGGCACCTTGTACAAGCTGGACGCAGTGGAGGTCCAATTGAAGGGCGATGTGATTGTGCCGAAGAGCGAGCTGAACCGAATGCGTCGGGAAGCGGTAGAACAACTGGAGGAATTGCGCAAGCAGCCGCCAATTTATATGAAGCGCAAAGTGGACCCGTATGCCGATGGCTTCGACAGAGGGGCGCAGCGGCCAGCGTTGGCGGCTTCTCCTGCGCTGACCGTGCTGTGCAGAAGCCTGGATCAAGTTCGGGCGGCAGCAGAGCATGGCGCTGCGATGATTTATGCAGATTTCGAGTTTATCAAGCAATTCCCAGCTGCTGTAGAGACGGCCCGTGCCGCCGGACAGCAGATTGGACTGGTGACGCCGCGCATCCACATGCCGGGGGAAACCGGATACTTCGAGCATATGCTGCGTCTGCAGCCAGATGCGATTCTCGTGCGCAATACCGGTGCGCTGTATTATCTAAACAAGAAGCGGCTGGAAACGGGAGAAGCCGCGGCGTTCCCAAGGTTGGTCGGCGACTTCTCATTGAATGCTGCTAACCACAAAACAGTCCAATTGCTGCACGATGCCGGCTGCGAACGGGTCACGCCGTCTTATGACTTGAACATCCAGCAGATGATCGACTTGATGCGCCGAACCGATACGTTCCGATTGGAGCTCGTGCTGCATCAGCATTTGCCGATGTTCCACACCGAGCACTGCGTCTACTGCACTTTCCTGAGCGAAGGAACCGATTATACGAACTGCGGACGTCCCTGCGAGCAGCATCGCGTCAGCCTGAAAGACAGGATCGGCATGGATCACCCGGTGCGAGTCGATGAGGGCTGCCGCAATACTGTCTATAATGCGATCGAGCAGTCCGGGTCTGAGTATTTGCCGCAATTTCTGGAGCTGGGGGTCAATCGTTTCCGCATCGAATTTCTGGAAGAGTCGGCGGACAAGGTGCGCGAGGTTCTGATGCTGTACGGCGAAGCTTTGGCCGGACGCATATCGGGCACTCAAGTGTGGCGCAAGCTGAAGGCTACGAATCAGCTGGGTGTGACCCGCGGACAACTGGTGAAATAA
- a CDS encoding sugar phosphate isomerase/epimerase family protein, translating to MKLGVFTVLFAQKSFEEMLDYVKAKGLDAVEIGTGGYPGTAHCDPAELLADESKLKAFKDAVESRGLMISALSCHGNPLHPQKAIAEPFHDTFVKTVDLASKLGVPVVNTFSGCPGDHEDAKYPNWPVAPWPNDYQEILDWQWEKKVIPYWTEMAKYASDRNVKIGLELHGGFSVHTPATLLKLREAAGEAIGANLDPSHMWWQGIDPVQAVQILGRAGAIHHFHAKDTTIDPVNVNMHGVTDMQPYTNMLDRAWQFRSVGFGHDLKVWADIISALRLVGYDYVVSIEHEDGLMSVEEGFSKAVANLQQVLIREPLGEMWWV from the coding sequence ATGAAACTTGGTGTTTTCACAGTATTGTTCGCACAAAAATCCTTTGAGGAGATGCTCGATTACGTCAAAGCCAAAGGGCTTGACGCAGTGGAGATCGGCACAGGAGGCTACCCGGGCACTGCCCATTGCGATCCGGCGGAACTGCTTGCCGATGAAAGCAAGCTAAAAGCGTTCAAGGATGCAGTCGAGTCTCGCGGACTGATGATTTCTGCCCTCAGCTGCCACGGCAACCCGCTCCACCCGCAAAAAGCGATTGCCGAGCCTTTTCATGACACATTTGTAAAAACGGTCGATCTGGCTTCCAAGCTCGGAGTCCCTGTAGTCAACACTTTCTCCGGGTGCCCCGGCGACCATGAAGATGCGAAATACCCGAACTGGCCCGTTGCTCCTTGGCCGAACGATTACCAAGAAATACTCGACTGGCAGTGGGAAAAGAAAGTCATTCCTTATTGGACCGAGATGGCAAAATATGCTTCCGATCGGAATGTAAAGATCGGTCTTGAGCTGCATGGCGGGTTCTCCGTACATACACCTGCCACTCTGTTAAAATTGCGTGAAGCTGCCGGCGAAGCAATCGGCGCCAACTTGGACCCGAGCCATATGTGGTGGCAGGGCATCGATCCTGTTCAAGCCGTTCAGATTCTTGGTCGCGCAGGCGCCATCCATCACTTCCATGCCAAGGATACGACCATTGATCCCGTCAATGTCAACATGCACGGCGTCACAGACATGCAGCCGTATACGAACATGCTGGATCGGGCATGGCAGTTCCGTTCAGTCGGCTTTGGCCACGATCTCAAAGTATGGGCGGACATCATCAGCGCATTGCGCCTTGTCGGCTATGACTATGTCGTCAGCATTGAGCACGAAGACGGCCTTATGTCCGTGGAGGAAGGCTTTAGCAAAGCCGTGGCAAACCTGCAGCAAGTGCTTATTCGCGAACCGCTCGGGGAAATGTGGTGGGTTTAA
- the uvrA gene encoding excinuclease ABC subunit UvrA, producing MAKDQIIIKGARAHNLKNIDVTIPRDKFVVLTGLSGSGKSSLAFDTIYAEGQRRYVESLSAYARQFLGQMDKPDVDSIEGLSPAISIDQKTTSRNPRSTVGTVTEIYDYLRLLFARIGRPHCPTHGIEITSQTVEQMVDRIMEYPERTRLQIMAPLVSGRKGEHAKLLADIQKQGYVRVRVNGEIRDLSEKIELEKNKKHTIEVVVDRIVVKADVETRLADSLETALQLGEGRVLVDVMEKEELLFSSSLACPECGFSMDELSPRMFSFNSPFGACAECDGLGSKMNVDPDMLVPDKSKSIEDGAFEAWAGSTSNYYPQFLAAVCKHYGISTDKPISELSEDQMKKILYGTGGEKIRFRYENDFGISRDAMVPFEGIVRNLERRYRETASEGIREFIEGYMSAKPCTACKGARLKPEILAVTVGDANISTLTELSIRDAQQFFASLKLNDKEQMIANLILKEINERLGFLVNVGLDYLTLSRAAGTLSGGEAQRIRLATQIGSSLMGVLYILDEPSIGLHQRDNDRLIRTLEHMRNLGNTLIVVEHDEDTMLAADYIIDIGPGAGIHGGRVIAQGTPQEVMANPDSLTGQYLSGAQFIAVPDERRKPNGKWLEIKGAKENNLKNVSVKFPLGVFTCVTGVSGSGKSTLINEILYKALARDLNRAKVRPGEHKSISGLEHIEKVVDIDQSPIGRTPRSNPATYTGVFDDIRDVFSAVPEAKVRGYKKGRFSFNVKGGRCEACRGDGIIKIEMHFLPDVYVPCEICKGKRYNRETLEVKYKGKSISDILDMTIEDACEFFKNIPRIHRKLQTLLDVGLSYMRLGQPATTLSGGEAQRVKLASELYRRSTGKTLYILDEPTTGLHIHDIRRLLEVLHRLVDSGETVLVIEHNLDVIKTADYLIDLGPEGGSGGGTIVAQGTPEKIMDTAQSYTGKYLKPVLERDRARSMQARAVGAK from the coding sequence GTGGCCAAGGATCAAATCATTATCAAAGGGGCGAGAGCCCATAATCTGAAAAATATAGACGTAACGATACCGCGGGACAAGTTTGTCGTGCTGACCGGATTGAGCGGCTCGGGGAAATCCTCGCTTGCCTTCGATACCATTTATGCGGAAGGGCAGCGCCGATATGTGGAATCGCTGTCGGCGTACGCCCGGCAATTTTTGGGTCAGATGGACAAGCCGGATGTCGATTCCATCGAAGGCTTGTCTCCGGCCATCTCCATAGATCAGAAGACAACCAGCCGAAATCCGCGCTCGACTGTCGGAACCGTTACAGAAATTTATGATTACTTGCGGCTGCTGTTCGCGCGAATCGGCAGGCCGCATTGTCCGACGCACGGCATCGAAATCACCTCCCAGACTGTGGAGCAAATGGTCGACCGCATCATGGAATATCCGGAGCGCACACGCCTTCAAATAATGGCGCCGCTTGTGTCCGGCCGAAAAGGAGAGCACGCCAAGCTGCTCGCCGATATTCAAAAGCAAGGGTATGTGCGTGTTAGAGTTAACGGGGAGATCCGCGACCTCAGTGAGAAGATTGAGCTGGAGAAAAACAAGAAGCATACCATCGAAGTTGTGGTGGATCGTATCGTGGTGAAAGCGGACGTCGAGACTCGACTTGCCGACTCTCTGGAGACTGCCTTGCAGCTTGGGGAAGGGCGTGTGCTTGTTGATGTGATGGAAAAGGAAGAACTGCTTTTCAGCTCCAGCCTTGCTTGTCCGGAATGCGGCTTCAGTATGGATGAGCTGTCGCCGCGCATGTTTTCCTTCAACAGTCCGTTCGGGGCATGTGCGGAATGTGACGGCCTCGGCAGCAAGATGAACGTGGACCCGGACATGCTTGTGCCGGACAAGAGCAAGTCCATCGAGGATGGCGCATTCGAGGCATGGGCAGGCAGCACCTCCAACTACTATCCGCAGTTTCTTGCCGCGGTGTGCAAGCATTACGGCATTTCGACAGACAAGCCGATATCCGAGCTCTCTGAGGACCAGATGAAGAAGATTTTATATGGGACAGGCGGGGAGAAGATCCGATTCCGTTACGAGAATGATTTCGGCATCAGTCGCGATGCGATGGTTCCATTTGAAGGGATTGTCCGGAATTTGGAGCGCCGTTACAGGGAAACAGCCTCGGAAGGCATTCGGGAATTTATCGAAGGCTATATGAGCGCCAAGCCATGCACAGCGTGCAAGGGTGCCAGACTTAAGCCGGAGATACTTGCAGTAACGGTAGGCGATGCAAATATCTCGACTCTGACCGAGTTGTCGATCCGGGATGCGCAGCAATTTTTCGCCTCCTTGAAGCTGAATGACAAGGAGCAGATGATTGCGAATCTCATCCTGAAGGAAATTAATGAACGTCTGGGCTTCCTCGTCAACGTGGGCCTCGACTATTTGACGCTGAGCCGTGCTGCGGGTACGTTATCCGGCGGGGAGGCTCAGCGCATCCGCCTGGCAACCCAGATCGGCTCCAGCTTGATGGGGGTACTCTATATTCTGGACGAGCCGAGCATTGGCTTGCATCAACGCGATAACGACCGCTTGATCCGCACGCTGGAGCATATGCGGAATTTGGGCAATACGCTTATTGTGGTGGAGCATGACGAGGATACGATGCTTGCGGCCGATTATATTATCGATATTGGTCCCGGAGCGGGCATTCACGGCGGCCGTGTTATTGCGCAGGGCACGCCGCAGGAAGTAATGGCGAACCCGGACTCGCTTACAGGCCAATACCTCAGCGGCGCACAGTTTATCGCAGTGCCCGATGAGCGGCGCAAGCCGAATGGCAAGTGGCTGGAGATCAAGGGAGCGAAGGAAAACAACCTGAAAAACGTGAGTGTCAAGTTCCCGCTTGGCGTCTTTACTTGCGTCACCGGGGTTTCCGGTTCGGGCAAGAGCACGCTGATTAATGAAATCCTGTACAAGGCCTTGGCTCGTGACCTTAACCGGGCAAAGGTGCGTCCGGGTGAGCATAAGTCTATTTCCGGATTAGAGCACATTGAGAAAGTGGTGGACATCGACCAGTCGCCGATCGGGCGCACGCCGCGCTCCAATCCGGCAACTTACACCGGGGTATTCGATGATATCCGCGATGTATTCTCCGCCGTGCCGGAAGCAAAAGTACGAGGCTACAAGAAGGGGCGTTTCAGCTTCAACGTGAAGGGCGGACGCTGCGAAGCTTGCCGCGGCGACGGCATTATCAAGATTGAGATGCACTTTTTGCCGGATGTGTACGTGCCTTGCGAGATATGCAAGGGCAAACGCTACAACCGGGAGACGCTGGAAGTCAAGTATAAGGGGAAGAGCATCTCCGACATTCTTGACATGACCATTGAAGATGCATGCGAGTTCTTCAAGAACATTCCGCGCATTCACCGCAAGCTGCAGACATTGCTGGATGTAGGCTTAAGCTATATGCGCCTGGGCCAGCCGGCTACGACACTCTCAGGCGGGGAAGCGCAGCGGGTGAAGCTGGCGTCTGAACTGTATCGCCGCAGCACGGGCAAAACGCTTTATATTTTGGATGAGCCGACTACAGGCTTGCATATCCATGACATTCGACGCTTGCTGGAAGTGCTGCATCGCCTGGTCGATTCCGGAGAGACCGTTTTGGTTATCGAACATAATCTCGACGTGATTAAGACGGCAGACTATTTAATCGATTTGGGTCCGGAAGGAGGCAGCGGCGGAGGAACAATCGTTGCCCAGGGGACACCGGAGAAAATCATGGACACAGCACAATCCTATACAGGCAAGTATCTGAAGCCTGTGCTCGAGCGCGATCGAGCGCGGAGCATGCAAGCGAGAGCAGTTGGCGCCAAGTAA
- a CDS encoding response regulator, producing MATVMVVDDVPMMRDMLKDIVLDCGHTIAGEASNGMEALELYRSCRPDLVTMDVTMPEMDGVTALKHILQFDANAKIIMCSAIGQQKVVLEAIMSGAKDYIIKPFRPEMVSSAIAQVISKGTTPTETILERTS from the coding sequence ATGGCTACCGTTATGGTCGTCGACGATGTTCCAATGATGCGCGATATGTTGAAAGACATCGTGCTCGATTGCGGACATACGATTGCCGGTGAAGCCTCTAACGGAATGGAAGCATTGGAGCTATATCGTTCTTGCCGACCCGATTTGGTCACGATGGATGTAACGATGCCGGAGATGGATGGCGTTACCGCGCTGAAGCACATATTGCAGTTTGATGCGAATGCCAAGATTATCATGTGTTCCGCTATCGGTCAGCAGAAGGTTGTGCTGGAAGCGATCATGAGCGGCGCTAAGGACTACATCATTAAACCATTTCGCCCGGAAATGGTCAGCAGCGCAATCGCGCAGGTCATCTCCAAGGGCACAACACCTACTGAAACTATCCTTGAAAGAACCTCATAA
- the uvrB gene encoding excinuclease ABC subunit UvrB, with protein MSQIVVNNRPFQLVSDYEPQGDQPRAIEQLAEGVRAGKKHQTLLGATGTGKTFTIAHTIAKLNRPTLVIAHNKTLAAQLCSEFKEFFPNNAVEYFVSYYDYYQPEAYIPSSDTFIEKDSSINDEIDKLRHAATSALFERRDVIIVASVSCIYGLGSPSEYRDLVVSLRVGMEKPRNEILHQLIDIQYQRNDINFVRGTFRVRGDVVEIFPASRDEHAFRVELFGDEIERITEIDVLTGEVLGEREHVAVFPASHFVTHEETMKRALVNIERELEERLAELRDQGKLLEAQRLEQRTRYDLEMMAEMGFCSGIENYSGPLTFRERGATPYTLFDYFPDDFLIVVDESHVTLPQIRGMYNGDRARKEVLVEHGFRLPSALDNRPLRFEEFEEKIGQIVYVSATPGPYELEKCPTMVEQIIRPTGLIDPEIEVRKTEGQIDDLLHEVNLRIERDERVLVTTLTKKMAEDLTAYLKDLGIKVRYLHSEIKTLERMQILRDLRLGVFHVLVGINLLREGLDLPEVSLVAILDADKEGFLRAERSLIQTIGRAARNAEGRVIMYADKMTDSMRKAIDETERRRTIQLAYNEKHKITPQTIRKKVRDVIEATKAAEEQADYKTVYSEAKMSKSDKLALVERLEHEMKEAAKALQFERAAELRDAVMELKASM; from the coding sequence ATGAGCCAGATCGTCGTAAACAACAGGCCCTTTCAGCTGGTATCGGATTACGAGCCGCAGGGGGATCAACCCCGTGCGATCGAGCAGCTGGCGGAAGGGGTGCGCGCCGGGAAGAAGCATCAGACGTTGCTTGGCGCAACGGGAACGGGGAAGACATTTACGATTGCGCACACGATCGCAAAGCTGAATCGGCCGACTTTGGTGATCGCGCATAACAAGACGCTTGCGGCGCAGCTTTGCAGCGAATTCAAGGAGTTTTTCCCAAACAATGCGGTAGAGTATTTTGTCAGCTACTACGACTATTATCAGCCGGAAGCTTATATCCCTTCCTCGGACACATTTATCGAGAAAGACTCCAGCATTAACGACGAGATAGACAAGCTGAGACATGCGGCTACGAGCGCGCTGTTTGAACGGCGTGATGTCATCATCGTGGCAAGCGTATCTTGCATTTACGGTCTCGGTTCTCCTTCGGAGTATCGCGATTTGGTCGTATCTTTGCGTGTCGGCATGGAAAAGCCGCGCAATGAGATTTTGCATCAGTTGATCGATATCCAATACCAGCGCAATGACATCAACTTCGTGCGCGGCACATTCCGGGTGCGCGGGGATGTCGTAGAGATATTTCCGGCTTCGCGTGACGAGCACGCGTTCCGTGTGGAATTGTTCGGCGACGAAATTGAGCGCATAACGGAAATAGACGTACTCACAGGCGAAGTCCTCGGGGAGCGGGAGCATGTCGCCGTTTTTCCCGCTTCTCACTTCGTTACGCATGAAGAGACGATGAAACGGGCGCTTGTGAATATTGAGCGGGAGCTCGAGGAACGGCTTGCCGAGCTGAGAGATCAAGGCAAGCTGCTGGAGGCGCAGCGCCTGGAGCAGCGGACTCGCTACGACCTCGAAATGATGGCGGAGATGGGCTTCTGTTCCGGCATCGAGAACTACTCGGGACCGCTGACATTCCGCGAGCGGGGAGCGACTCCTTATACGTTGTTCGACTATTTTCCGGATGATTTTCTAATCGTTGTGGACGAGTCGCACGTTACTCTGCCGCAAATCAGGGGCATGTACAACGGCGACCGGGCCCGCAAGGAAGTGCTGGTGGAGCACGGCTTCCGCCTGCCTTCCGCACTGGACAATCGGCCGCTGCGCTTTGAGGAATTCGAGGAGAAGATCGGGCAGATCGTATATGTATCCGCAACGCCAGGCCCTTATGAGCTTGAGAAATGTCCGACAATGGTCGAGCAGATCATTCGTCCTACCGGGCTGATCGATCCGGAAATCGAGGTGCGCAAGACGGAAGGGCAAATAGACGATCTGCTCCACGAGGTCAATCTGCGCATAGAGCGGGACGAGCGCGTCCTGGTGACCACGTTGACCAAGAAGATGGCGGAGGATCTTACCGCGTACTTGAAGGATCTGGGCATTAAGGTGCGCTATTTGCATTCGGAGATCAAAACACTGGAGCGCATGCAGATTTTGCGCGATCTCCGGCTTGGCGTCTTTCATGTGCTGGTGGGGATTAATCTGCTGAGGGAGGGGCTGGACTTGCCGGAAGTATCCCTTGTGGCCATTCTGGATGCCGACAAGGAAGGATTCTTGCGGGCTGAGCGCTCTCTCATTCAGACCATTGGCCGAGCAGCGAGGAATGCTGAGGGACGGGTTATCATGTATGCGGACAAGATGACCGATTCGATGCGGAAGGCGATTGATGAAACAGAGCGCCGCCGTACCATTCAGCTTGCATACAATGAGAAGCACAAGATTACACCGCAGACCATCCGCAAGAAAGTGCGCGATGTAATCGAAGCAACGAAGGCTGCGGAGGAGCAAGCCGATTACAAGACTGTCTACAGCGAAGCGAAGATGTCGAAATCCGACAAGCTGGCGCTCGTCGAAAGATTGGAGCACGAAATGAAGGAAGCAGCCAAGGCGCTGCAGTTTGAACGGGCCGCGGAGCTTCGCGATGCGGTAATGGAACTGAAAGCCAGCATGTAA
- a CDS encoding Crp/Fnr family transcriptional regulator — protein sequence MFASVVDTPFFKDMIAESHKKLVESMFTERHYPKGQVLYFHGDEGNEMYIVKSGTLKIYRQNEEQEIIFGHQFPGEVIGELEVFHYDNRRTASVAALEETVLWMIKKPDLLELTKLYPDILRKTIFILSERLSQADRKVEYLAFLDIRVRVANLLIDLYINFGLSTSEGSKINWKFTQQHLASMIGSGRESTARTMKELQREGILDIRRRYIYILDIQALQNIAGRKADMDENSKWHNTHVYDSSSN from the coding sequence TTGTTTGCATCTGTTGTGGACACCCCTTTCTTTAAAGACATGATTGCAGAATCGCACAAAAAATTAGTAGAATCGATGTTTACGGAGAGACATTATCCTAAAGGACAAGTGCTTTATTTCCATGGTGATGAAGGCAATGAAATGTACATTGTCAAGTCAGGCACGCTCAAAATATATCGACAGAATGAAGAACAAGAAATTATTTTCGGTCATCAATTTCCGGGTGAGGTAATTGGCGAGCTGGAAGTATTCCATTACGACAATCGCCGTACCGCATCTGTCGCCGCCCTTGAGGAAACCGTCCTCTGGATGATCAAAAAACCGGATCTGCTGGAACTGACCAAGCTTTATCCCGACATTTTGCGGAAAACCATATTTATTCTGAGCGAGCGACTGTCCCAGGCGGATCGCAAGGTTGAATATCTGGCCTTTCTCGATATCCGCGTGCGTGTCGCTAATCTGCTTATTGATTTGTATATAAATTTTGGTCTTTCCACATCGGAAGGGTCCAAAATCAATTGGAAATTCACCCAACAGCATCTCGCAAGCATGATCGGCTCCGGCAGGGAATCTACCGCCCGCACTATGAAAGAATTGCAGCGAGAAGGCATACTGGACATCCGGCGAAGGTATATCTACATTTTGGATATACAAGCTTTGCAAAATATTGCTGGCCGCAAAGCGGATATGGATGAAAATAGCAAGTGGCACAATACTCATGTTTATGATAGCTCAAGCAACTGA